One stretch of Juglans microcarpa x Juglans regia isolate MS1-56 chromosome 3D, Jm3101_v1.0, whole genome shotgun sequence DNA includes these proteins:
- the LOC121254268 gene encoding ubiquitin-conjugating enzyme E2 28-like — MAARRILKELKDLQRDPPTSCSAGPVAADMFHWQATIIGPNDSPYAGGVFVVTIQFPPDYPFKPPKVAFRTKVFHPNINSNGNICLDILKEQWSPALTISKVLLSICSLLTDPNPDDPLVPEIAHMCKTDKVKYDSTARSWTQKYAMG, encoded by the exons ATGGCAGCACGGAGAATATTGAAGGAGCTCAAGGACCTGCAGAGAGATCCACCAACTTCATGCAGTGCAG GTCCTGTGGCTGCGGATATGTTCCATTGGCAAGCAACCATCATCGGTCCAAATGACAGTCCCTATGCTGGAGGTGTTTTCGTTGTGACCATCCAGTTCCCACCTGATTATCCTTTCAAACCCCCAAAG GTTGCCTTCAGGACCAAGGTGTTCCATCCAAACATAAACAGTAATGGGAATATATGCTTGGACATACTCAAGGAACAATGGAGCCCTGCACTCACCATATCTAAG GTTTTACTCTCCATATGCTCCTTGCTGACTGACCCAAACCCGGATGATCCTCTCGTTCCTGAGATTGCTCACATGTGCAAGACTGATAAAGTCAAATATGATTCAACCGCTCGGAGCTGGACGCAAAAGTATGCCATGGGCTAA
- the LOC121254269 gene encoding probable receptor-like serine/threonine-protein kinase At5g57670, with the protein MTGEEEVKAAEKKNVLVGIRMDSHSRELLSWALVKVAKPGDCVVAVHVCRSPDQASENKNLLDCYLEVYEGLCTVKKVDLTGHIFTGSSVRRVLAREAKNQSAVAVVVGISKQSALGGWASIAKYCTRRLPSTTDVLAIHKGKIVFRRFTNNQLPGFKGVPKPSFTHIEVPTSKECPSEFGDSEAESEKSVCEVVQNSRDGLRHDGENLKDEVFNLACEHNKLALIYTGDPSEQRLGWPLLRSTSSSIPQTPHARKMSVVQWVMSLPDRSPELSHDQCSTIKETALERDIGDILHESAKNNGASALRELPKGLEHLLKSDSSGCKWFGHEVLKTATSQFSSENMIGKGGCNRAYKGILPDGKPVAVKIPKSTKEAWKDFALEVDIISSLKHKHIMPLLGVCIEDNAPILVYDYLSKGSLEENLHGKNKDKSVLSWEVRFKISVGIAEALNYLHNECPRPVIHRDVKSSNILLSDEMEPQLSDFGLAIWGPTNSSFMTHGDVVGTFGYLAPEYFMYGKVSDKIDVYAFGVVLLELLTGRKSIGSETPKGQESLVMWAKPIIESADAKGILDPNLEGNYDEVQLQRMVVAANLCITRAARLRPNISQILKLLKGDKCVEELVNFQKGDLKDDSENLENNDDEVYPNSSAELHLSLALLDVGDDTTSYSSVDQSNSLSSEEFLKDRWSRSSSFE; encoded by the exons ATGACAGGTGAGGAGGAAGTAAAGGctgctgaaaagaaaaatgtcttGGTTGGCATTCGAATGGACAGCCATAGCAGAGAGCTGCTCAGCTGGGCTCTTGTGAAAGTAGCCAAGCCTGGAGATTGCGTGGTTGCAGTTCATGTTTGTCGAAGTCCTG ATCAGGCTTCGGAAAACAAGAACTTGTTGGATTGTTATTTAGAAGTTTATGAAGGCTTGTGTACTGTAAAGAAG GTTGATCTCACCGGTCATATCTTCACAGGAAGTTCAGTCCGAAGGGTTCTGGCGAGAGAAGCAAAGAACCAATCTGCAGTGGCAGTTGTTGTAGGGATAAGCAAGCAAAGCGCTCTCGG GGGTTGGGCTTCCATAGCCAAATATTGCACCAGGAGACTCCCTTCAACAACTGATGTTTTGGCTATCCATAAGGGAAAAATTGTCTTCAGAAGGTTCACCAATAATCAACTACCAG GCTTTAAAGGAGTTCCAAAACCAAGTTTCACTCATATAGAAGTTCCCACTTCCAAAGAGTGCCCATCTGAATTTGGTGACTCCGAGGCAGAGTCTGAGAAATCTGTTTGTGAAGTGGTTCAAAACTCCAGAGACGGTTTAAGACATGATGGGGAAAACTTGAAGGATGAAGTTTTCAACCTCGCATGCGAACATAACAAACTTGCTTTGATATATACAGGAGACCCTTCAGAGCAGAGACTTGGTTGGCCGTTACTCCGTAGCACTAGTTCATCGATTCCACAAACTCCACATGCAAGGAAAATGTCTGTGGTGCAATGGGTAATGAGCTTACCAGATCGTTCCCCAGAGCTTAGTCATGATCAGTGTTCAACTATCAAAGAAACTGCGTTGGAAAGAGATATCGGAGACATTTTGCATGAGAGTGCCAAAAATAATGGTGCCTCTGCATTGCGTGAGCTGCCAAAAGGCTTGGAGCATCTCCTCAAATCAGACTCATCAGGCTGCAAATGGTTCGGTCATGAGGTTCTGAAGACTGCAACTTCTCAGTTCTCTTCAG AAAATATGATTGGGAAAGGAGGTTGTAATCGTGCATATAAGGGAATTCTTCCAGATGGAAAGCCAGTGGCAGTAAAGATTCCGAAGTCAACGAAAGAAGCATGGAAGGATTTTGCCCTTGAAGTTGATATCATCTCCTCACTGAAGCACAAACACATCATGCCCTTGCTTGGGGTCTGCATCGAAGATAATGCTCCAATCTTGGTTTATGACTACCTGTCTAAAGGAAGCTTAGAGGAAAACCTTCATG GTAAAAACAAAGACAAATCTGTGTTGTCATGGGAAGTGAGATTTAAGATATCTGTTGGAATTGCTGAAGCTCTAAATTACCTACATAACGAATGCCCTCGGCCTGTTATTCACAGAGATGTCAAGTCTTCAAACATTCTACTCTCTGACGAGATGGAACCACAG TTATCTGATTTTGGGCTTGCGATATGGGGACCAACAAATTCATCATTTATGACTCACGGCGATGTAGTAGGAACATTTGGTTATCTTGCTCCTGAATATTTCATGTATGGGAAAGTAAGTGACAAGATTGATGTGTATGCCTTTGGTGTAGTTCTTCTTGAATTGTTAACAGGGCGAAAATCAATTGGTTCTGAGACTCCCAAAGGACAAGAGAGCTTGGTCATGTGG GCAAAGCCAATAATAGAGAGTGCAGATGCAAAAGGCATATTGGATCCAAATTTAGAGGGAAACTATGATGAGGTTCAGCTGCAGAGAATGGTTGTTGCAGCAAACCTCTGCATCACACGGGCGGCTAGGCTTCGCCCTAACATCAGTCAG ATACTGAAGCTCCTAAAAGGGGATAAATGTGTTGAAGAATTGGTGAATTTCCAGAAGGGTGATCTTAAGGATGATTCAGAAAACCTGGAAAACAATGATGACGAGGTCTATCCGAACTCTAGTGCAGAGTTACATTTGAGTCTTGCACTACTTGATGTTGGCGATGATACCACATCATATAGTAGTGTGGATCAGAGCAACAGTCTTTCTTCAGAAGAATTCTTGAAAGATAGATGGAGCAGGTCATCCAGTTTTGAGTAG
- the LOC121254272 gene encoding basic leucine zipper 23: MDDGELDFSNQEAFSSPNMGELLRSCSMDSFFEELLKDSHACTHTHTCNPPGPDSSHTHTCFHVHTKIVPAPSDDKVATDDTAESTEKNCKKRPKGNREAVRKYREKKKARAASLEDEVVRLRALNLQLLKRLQGQAALETEIARLKCLLVDIRGRIEGEIGSFPYQKSVNPNLPNPSMPGPYVMNPCNMQCGDQVYCLRPVVDGQSGEDALLNGQGLNGCEFENLQCLANQNSVSKELPGCGMGYLASDVNSSGTNKRKGGTRAAKAS, from the exons ATGGACGACGGGGAGCTCGATTTCTCGAACCAGGAAGCTTTTTCAAGTCCAAATATGGGGGAGCTTCTGAGAAGTTGCTCAATGGATAGTTTCTTTGAGGAACTTCTTAAGGACTCTCACGCTTGTACTCACACTCACACTTGCAACCCACCCGGCCCTGATTCTTCGCACACGCACACCTGTTTTCATGTGCACACTAAAATAGTACCGGCCCCAAGTGACGACAAGGTTGCCACGGATGATACTGCGGAGTCCACTGAAAAGAATTGCAAGAAACGCCCGAAAGGCAATCGGGAAGCAGTTCGCAAGTACCGTGAGAAAAAGAAGGCCCGAGCTGCATCTTTGGAGGATGAAGTTGTGCGATTAAGGGCTTTGAATCTGCAGTTGTTAAAGAGGTTGCAGGGTCAAGCTGCATTGGAGACAGAAATTGCAAGGCTGAAGTGTTTGCTTGTGGATATTCGAGGAAGGATTGAAGGGGAGATTGGATCGTTTCCATATCAGAAATCAGTCAATCCAAACTTGCCTAATCCTAGCATGCCTGGCCCATATGTGATGAACCCATGTAACATGCAGTGTGGTGATCAGGTCTATTGTCTTCGTCCAGTGGTGGATGGCCAAAGTGGAGAGGACGCATTATTGAATGGGCAAGGCCTTAATGGCTGTGAATTTGAGAATCTTCAGTGTTTGGCAAATCAGAATTCAGTGTCAAAGGAGCTTCCTGGTTGTGGTATGGGGTATTTAGCCTCCGATGTCAATTCTTCTGGCACAAATAAGAGGAAAG GAGGGACTCGTGCAGCAAAAGCAAGTTGA
- the LOC121254270 gene encoding WD-40 repeat-containing protein MSI3-like, which translates to MAEEQQQETGLDQVEEDYAVWKKNTPFLYDLVISHPLEWPSLTVHWVPLSAPLPYPSDPSLAVHRLVLGTHTSEGFPNFLMVADALLPSNESEINTDCNAENPIIPKVEITQKIRVDGEVNRARGMPQNPAIVGAKTSGSEVYVFDCTKQLAKEQGGDCDPDLRLRGHDMEGYGLSWSPLKEGFLLSGSHDHKICLWDVSAMAQHKVLDALHVYEAHESVVEDVSWHSKNENLFGSVGDDCRLVIWDLRTNQPLHSVKAHEKEVNYLSFNPYNEWILATASSDTTIGLFDTRKLSVPLHVLSSHSEEVFQVEWDPNHETVLASSADDRRLMVWDLNRIGDEQSEGDAEDGPPELLFSHGGHKAKISDFSWNKYQPWVIASVGEDNTVQVWQMAESIYRDDDDMQPTDE; encoded by the exons ATGGCGGAGGAACAGCAACAAGAGACGGGTCTCGATCAGGTGGAGGAGGACTACGCCGTATGGAAGAAGAACACTCCGTTCCTTTACGATCTGGTCATCTCTCACCCTCTCGAATGGCCGTCTCTTACCGTCCACTGGGTTCCACTTTCGGCCCCGCTGCCGTACCCCTCCGACCCATCTCTCGCCGTCCACAGACTCGTTCTCGGGACCCATACATCCGAAGGTTTCCCCAATTTCCTCATGGTCGCCGACGCTCTCCTCCCCAGCAACGAGTCTGAAATCAAcacagattgcaatgccgagaACCCCATTATCCCTAAG GTGGAGATAACACAGAAGATACGTGTTGATGGAGAGGTGAATAGGGCGCGGGGTATGCCACAGAACCCGGCAATTGTGGGAGCTAAGACAAGTGGGTCTGAGGTTTATGTTTTTGATTGTACGAAACAATTGGCGAAGGAACAAGGGGGTGATTGTGATCCTGATTTGAGGTTAAGGGGTCATGATATGGAAGGGTATGGGTTGTCTTGGAGTCCCCTCAAGGAGGGATTCCTTTTAAGTGGCTCTCATGACCATAAGATATGTTTGTGGGATGTGTCTGCCATGGCTCAACATAAGGTGCTTGATGCATTGCATGTTTATGAG GCTCATGAAAGTGTTGTTGAAGATGTATCCTGGCATTCAaagaatgaaaatttatttgggtCTGTAGGGGATGATTGCCGATTGGTCATTTGGGACCTGCGCACAAACCAACCCCTACATTCCGTCAAAGCTCACGAGAAAGAG GTGAACTATCTTTCATTCAATCCATACAATGAATGGATCTTGGCGACGGCATCTTCTGATACCACAATTGGTCTCTTTGATACAAGGAAGCTGAGTGTGCCACTGCATGTCTTAAGCAGTCACTC AGAGGAAGTGTTCCAGGTAGAATGGGATCCAAACCATGAAACTGTATTGGCATCATCTGCTGATGATAGGAGGTTGATGGTTTGGGATCTAAACAG GATCGGTGATGAGCAGTCAGAGGGAGATGCTGAAGATGGTCCTCCGGAGCTTCTATTCTCTCACGGGGGTCACAAAGCAAAGATATCAGATTTCTCATGGAACAAGTACCAGCCATGGGTCATTGCAAGCGTAGGCGAGGACAATACTGTTCAGGTCTGGCAAATGGCTGAGAGTATATATCGTGATGACGATGATATGCAACCGACTGATGAATAA
- the LOC121254275 gene encoding heavy metal-associated isoprenylated plant protein 26-like, whose translation MGVLDHFPDLFDCSNGGSKLKKRKQLQTVEIKVKMDCDGCERRVKKAVEAMKGVKQVDVERKANKVTVVGYVEPAKVVARVAHRTGKKAELWPYVPYDVVAHPYAPGVYDRKAPAGYVRNVEDTQISQLARASSTEVRYTTAFSDENPTACAIM comes from the exons atgggTGTTTTGGATCATTTCCCTGACCTGTTTGATTGCTCTAATGGTGGCTCCAAGCTCAAGAAACGCAAGCAACTGCAG ACGGTGGAGATCAAGGTGAAGATGGACTGCGACGGATGCGAGCGGAGGGTGAAGAAGGCGGTGGAGGCGATGAAGGGTGTGAAGCAAGTGGACGTGGAGCGCAAGGCCAACAAGGTGACCGTCGTTGGATACGTGGAGCCCGCAAAGGTGGTGGCACGCGTCGCCCATCGAACTGGCAAGAAGGCCGAGCTCTGGCCCTACGTCCCTTACGACGTCGTCGCTCACCCTTACGCTCCTGGAGTTTACGACCGCAAGGCTCCCGCCGGGTACGTGCGAAACGTCGAGGACACGCAGATTTCGCAGCTGGCACGTGCCAGCTCCACGGAGGTCAGATACACCACCGCTTTTAGTGACGAGAATCCCACCGCATGTGCCATAATGTAG